Genomic window (Rathayibacter sp. VKM Ac-2760):
CTCGCGGACGCCCGCCTCACCGAGCTGGTCGGGCGCCTCGACCTCGAGGAGAAGGTGCAGCTGCTCACCGGCCGCGACTTCTGGACCACCTGGCCGATCGAGAAGATCGGCCTGCGCCGCATGCTCGTCTCCGACGGCCCGTCGGGCGTCCGCGGCGAGGTGTGGGACGAGCGCTCGCCCTCGCTCAACCTGCCCTCCGCCACCGCGCTGTCCTCCTCCTGGGACCGCTCGATCGCCCGCCGCTACGGCGCCGCCGCGGCGGTCGAGGCGCGCCGCAAGGACGTCGACGTCGTCCTCGGCCCGACCATCAACCTGCACCGCTCGCCGCTCGGCGGCCGCCACTTCGAGGGCTTCAGCGAGGACCCGGTGCTCACCGCCGACCTCGCCGCGGCCTACGTGGCCGGCGTGCAGGAGAACGGCGTCGGCGCCACTCCCAAGCACTACATCGCCAACGACTCCGAGACCGACCGCTTCACCGTCGATGTCCGCGTCGGCGACCGCGCCCTCCGCGAGCTCTACCTGCTCGCCTTCGAGCGCGCGATCGTGGAGACCCGCGCCTGGCTCGTGATGAGCTCCTACAACTCGATCAACGGCGTCACCGCCACCGAGAACGACCTGCTGGAGACCCCGCTCAACAGCGAGTGGGGCTTCGACGGTGTCGTCATCAGCGACTGGACCGCGGTCCGCACCGTCGACAGCGCCCGCGCCGCGCAGGACCTGGTCATGCCCGGCCCCGACGGCCCCTGGGGCGCCGCGCTCGTCGCCGCCGTCCGCGCAGGAGAGATCGAGGAGTCCGTCGTCGACCGCAAGGTCCGCCGCATCCTCCGCCTGGCCGCCCGCGTCGGCGCGCTCGAGGGCTTCGAGCCCGCCGTCGCCGAGCCGGTGCTCGTCGAGGACGGCGTCGCCTTCGCCCGCGAGGCGGCGGCGGCCGGCAGCGTGCTGCTGCGCAACACCGGCGAGCTGCCCTGGGACGCCGCGGCGCTCTCCTCCGTCGCCGTCATCGGCCACAACGCCCGCGAGGCGCGCACCCAGGGCGGCGGATCCGCGACGGTCCTGCCCGAGAAGGTCGTCACTCCGCTCGACGGGATCCGCGCGGCGCTCCCCGGCGCCCGCGTCGACTACGCCCTCGGCGCGGTCGTGCAGGACGGCGTCGCCCCGCTCGTCCTCGACACCATCACCAACCCGGTGACCGGCGAGCCCGGGCAGCGCGTCCGCTTCCTCGCCGAGGACGGCGCCGAGCTGTTCGTCGAGGACCGCCGCGCCACCTCGCTGGTCTGGTTCGGCGGCACCGCTCCGATCGCCGCCTCGGCCCGCGTCGAGTTCTCGACCGTCCTCACGCCGGCCGCCGACGCGACCGTGCGCCTGGGCTTCGCGGTCGCCGGCACCGCCCGCGTCTTCGTCGACGGCGAGCTCTTCCTCGAGGAGACCCTCGCCGCCGTCGGCTCCGACCTCGGTGCCGCGCTGCTCGCGCCGCCGTCGGTCTCCGCGCCGCTGAGCGTCACCGCCGGCACGCCCGTCGACATCCGGATCGAGTACGACATCGTGCACGCCGAGGGCGACCTCGAGGGCGCGCTCGGCTTCACCTACGGCCTCGAGCCCGACGCGACCCCCGCGGAGGAGCTGATCGCGGAGGCGGTCGCGCTCGCCCGCGACGCCGACGTGGCCCTCGTGGTCGTCGGCACCAACTCCGCGGTCGAGTCCGAGGGCTACGACCGCAGCTCGCTCGACCTGCCCGGCCGCCAGGACGAGCTCGTGCGCGCCGTGGCCGCCGTCAACCCCCGCACCGTCGTGGTCGTCAACGCCGGCGCGCCGGTGCTGCTGCCGTGGCGCGAGGAGGTCGCGGCCGTGCTGGTCGGCTACTTCGGCGGTCAGGAGATGGGCGACGCGGTCGCCGACGTCCTGCTCGGCCGGGTGGAGCCCGGCGGGCGCCTGCCCACCACCTGGCCGATCGCGATCGAGGACGTGCCCGTCCTCTCGACGCTGCCGACCGACGGCGAGCTGCACTACGACGAGGGCATCCACATCGGCTACCGCGCCTGGCTGCGCAGCGAGGTGGAGCCGGCGTACGTCTTCGGCCACGGCCTCGGCTACACCTCGTTCGAGCTGGTGTCGGTCTCCGCGCCGGAGCCCGCCC
Coding sequences:
- a CDS encoding glycoside hydrolase family 3 C-terminal domain-containing protein is translated as MTDTFTASVVPADGPLADARLTELVGRLDLEEKVQLLTGRDFWTTWPIEKIGLRRMLVSDGPSGVRGEVWDERSPSLNLPSATALSSSWDRSIARRYGAAAAVEARRKDVDVVLGPTINLHRSPLGGRHFEGFSEDPVLTADLAAAYVAGVQENGVGATPKHYIANDSETDRFTVDVRVGDRALRELYLLAFERAIVETRAWLVMSSYNSINGVTATENDLLETPLNSEWGFDGVVISDWTAVRTVDSARAAQDLVMPGPDGPWGAALVAAVRAGEIEESVVDRKVRRILRLAARVGALEGFEPAVAEPVLVEDGVAFAREAAAAGSVLLRNTGELPWDAAALSSVAVIGHNAREARTQGGGSATVLPEKVVTPLDGIRAALPGARVDYALGAVVQDGVAPLVLDTITNPVTGEPGQRVRFLAEDGAELFVEDRRATSLVWFGGTAPIAASARVEFSTVLTPAADATVRLGFAVAGTARVFVDGELFLEETLAAVGSDLGAALLAPPSVSAPLSVTAGTPVDIRIEYDIVHAEGDLEGALGFTYGLEPDATPAEELIAEAVALARDADVALVVVGTNSAVESEGYDRSSLDLPGRQDELVRAVAAVNPRTVVVVNAGAPVLLPWREEVAAVLVGYFGGQEMGDAVADVLLGRVEPGGRLPTTWPIAIEDVPVLSTLPTDGELHYDEGIHIGYRAWLRSEVEPAYVFGHGLGYTSFELVSVSAPEPARGGEDVSLLVDVVNTGERAGKVVLQAYAERRDSAVERPVRWLVGFESASIEAGASAQVAVTVPTRLLATWNDGWDYEAGTFTIRVGTSLEDVPLVAELELRA